A region from the Candidatus Limnocylindrales bacterium genome encodes:
- a CDS encoding histidine kinase dimerization/phosphoacceptor domain -containing protein — MPVRDPVAQPTPDLALAMLQQLADVFLRGGVKLPAESAATQDTSDNLQPAMLVVTADGAIVGVNPEAERLLGVSSADAVGRPAQSLLGKVPAAGERLEARVARAGGGYRSLWVSRSDIPMNGAMHAILVLHEQDLMAGRRTELRYRHLVEQIPAVVFTAGLDGGLYDIYVSPQIETLLGYSQAEWVANPVLWYDRLHYDDRRKLDAEFARGCITGGPFRSDCRFLTRDDKVVWVHGEARLIKDARGVPVLLQGVAFDISETKRAEEIARASLREKETLLKEIHHRVKNNLQVTSSLLKLQSERVLDESARTALREGQGRIRSMALVHELLYQSKDLSSVDLGDYIRDLTRQLLRSHARDSVNVRVENRVIPVPLPIDVAVPCGLILNELVSNALKHAFPDDRPGTIWVGLEPGADFDDLVVRDDGVGIPPGVDLASGATLGIRLIRTLADQIDGRLSVRTNGGTEVRLSIPRRLRAPA, encoded by the coding sequence ATGCCGGTGCGTGACCCCGTGGCGCAGCCGACGCCGGACCTGGCGCTGGCGATGCTGCAGCAGCTGGCGGACGTGTTTCTGCGTGGAGGCGTGAAACTTCCTGCGGAATCCGCGGCCACCCAGGACACCAGCGACAATCTGCAACCGGCCATGCTCGTCGTCACCGCCGACGGTGCCATCGTCGGCGTCAATCCGGAGGCCGAGCGGCTGCTCGGCGTCTCATCAGCGGACGCGGTCGGCCGCCCGGCGCAGTCGCTGCTGGGAAAGGTGCCGGCCGCCGGCGAACGGCTCGAGGCGCGCGTGGCCCGTGCCGGCGGCGGTTACCGGTCGCTGTGGGTCAGCCGGTCCGACATTCCCATGAACGGCGCCATGCACGCCATCCTCGTGCTGCACGAGCAGGATCTGATGGCGGGGCGGCGTACCGAGCTGCGCTATCGCCACCTCGTCGAGCAGATTCCGGCGGTCGTGTTCACCGCCGGCTTGGATGGCGGGCTGTACGACATCTACGTCAGCCCACAGATCGAAACGCTGCTCGGGTACTCGCAGGCGGAATGGGTGGCGAACCCGGTCTTGTGGTACGACCGGCTGCACTACGACGATCGCAGGAAGCTGGACGCCGAGTTCGCCCGAGGCTGCATCACCGGCGGACCGTTCCGCTCCGACTGCCGTTTCCTCACCCGTGACGACAAAGTGGTCTGGGTGCACGGCGAGGCGCGCCTGATCAAGGACGCGCGCGGCGTTCCCGTCCTGCTGCAGGGAGTGGCGTTCGACATCAGCGAGACCAAGCGCGCGGAGGAGATCGCCCGCGCCTCTCTGCGTGAGAAGGAAACCCTGCTCAAGGAGATCCATCACCGCGTCAAGAACAACCTGCAGGTGACCTCGAGCCTGCTCAAGCTGCAGTCCGAGCGCGTCCTCGATGAATCGGCCAGGACCGCGCTGCGCGAGGGGCAGGGCCGCATCCGATCGATGGCGCTGGTTCACGAGCTTCTGTACCAGTCCAAGGACCTGTCCAGCGTCGACCTCGGCGACTATATCCGCGACCTGACGCGCCAGCTGCTGCGCTCGCACGCCCGCGACTCGGTGAACGTGCGCGTGGAGAACCGCGTCATCCCCGTTCCGCTTCCCATCGACGTGGCGGTTCCCTGCGGGCTCATCCTGAACGAGCTCGTTTCCAACGCGCTCAAACACGCGTTCCCCGACGACCGTCCCGGAACGATCTGGGTCGGCCTCGAACCGGGCGCCGACTTCGACGACCTGGTGGTGCGCGATGACGGCGTCGGCATTCCTCCCGGCGTCGACCTTGCGTCGGGCGCAACTCTCGGTATACGGCTTATCCGCACGCTGGCGGATCAGATCGACGGGAGGCTGTCGGTGCGCACGAACGGCGGGACCGAGGTCCGGCTCAGCATTCCACGGCGGCTGCGGGCTCCGGCATGA
- a CDS encoding GAF domain-containing protein produces the protein MSGEAKPSILVVEDENVVAMDLVSSLQKLGYPIAGVAASGEEAIDIAERVRPGLVLMDVNLRGVMDGIQAAQQIQDRFFIPVVYLTAYSDETTLERARVTHPFGYVLKPFEDREIEIAIHIAVFRHRLERALRDSQRRLDAILSSIGEAVVATDTQRCVTFLNRAAESLLGWKSERATGRRLADVLRLLPQPDGTLRLARGNSESCPVELVESPVTDSNAALTGYVTVVRDISERMRAQDAHDRELVERAARAAAEKEHERARLKSEITGALSDITDSTDQMAALHKVAERIAGAIGTWCDIVLSDGGHASRVVAHADPAREEWTRQYAACWRPDPPAEKGTHAVIRSGRAQLLQFVTDDALAAMAHDAEHLALLRASGVRSLICVPLCARQRILGALSVAACEETREFQPSDLAFVQQIADRIGLALDNARLYREAQEAKLAAERRWEGEQKARAEAEALYRVAEALSGARLDLETIVQRVTDEATALVGARYGAFFYNVVGENGESYKLYALSGASREQFEQFGLPRNTPIFGPTFAGLDAVRCDDVHKDPRYGQMAPHYGMPEGHLPVVSYLAVPVVSRSGPVIGGLFFGHPQSGQFTEQHERMARALAVHAAVAIDNARHFQEARQAEERQARLVAELERAVRFSEMFVGILGHDLRNPLSGITTSASLIASLTESEQIVKPVDRILRSAGRMSRMIDQILDFTSARLGRGIPLRRKSVDLAELCRAVLDELKSRFEGGADVQFEVRGNTEGLWDEDRLAQLMSNLTGNALQYRAEGTPIVVTVDGTRDDVVTLSVRNDGSIPPEVLPAIFEPLRGGQHRKREGASGLGLGLYISQQIALAHGSALRIDSACGQTAFAVDLPRVPPAQPEQVFGSAGGEDISL, from the coding sequence ATGAGCGGCGAGGCCAAACCGTCCATTCTCGTCGTCGAGGACGAGAACGTGGTGGCGATGGACCTGGTCTCCAGCCTCCAGAAGCTCGGCTATCCCATCGCCGGCGTGGCCGCGTCCGGCGAGGAGGCGATCGACATTGCCGAACGGGTCCGTCCCGGGCTCGTGCTCATGGACGTCAACCTGCGCGGCGTCATGGACGGCATCCAGGCCGCTCAGCAGATCCAGGACCGATTCTTCATTCCCGTCGTCTACCTGACGGCCTACTCCGACGAGACGACGCTGGAGCGCGCCCGCGTCACCCATCCCTTCGGATACGTGCTCAAGCCGTTCGAGGACCGCGAGATCGAGATCGCGATCCACATCGCGGTTTTTCGGCACAGGTTGGAGCGGGCGCTTCGCGACAGCCAGCGGCGTCTGGACGCCATCCTCAGCAGCATCGGCGAGGCCGTCGTGGCCACCGATACGCAACGGTGCGTCACGTTCCTGAACCGCGCGGCCGAGTCGCTGCTCGGTTGGAAGTCGGAACGCGCCACCGGCCGCCGCCTCGCCGACGTTCTTCGGCTGTTGCCGCAGCCCGACGGCACGCTGCGCCTTGCGCGCGGCAATTCGGAGTCGTGTCCGGTCGAGCTGGTCGAGTCGCCGGTCACCGACAGCAACGCGGCACTGACCGGATACGTCACCGTCGTGCGCGACATCTCCGAGCGCATGCGGGCACAGGACGCTCACGACCGGGAGCTGGTCGAGCGCGCCGCTCGGGCGGCCGCCGAAAAGGAGCACGAGCGGGCGCGGCTGAAGAGCGAGATCACCGGGGCGCTCAGCGACATCACCGATTCGACCGATCAGATGGCCGCGCTTCACAAGGTCGCGGAGCGAATCGCCGGCGCCATCGGGACGTGGTGCGACATCGTCCTCTCCGACGGCGGCCACGCCAGCCGCGTCGTCGCTCACGCCGATCCTGCGCGCGAGGAATGGACGCGGCAGTACGCCGCATGCTGGCGACCCGATCCGCCGGCGGAGAAAGGTACTCACGCCGTCATCCGCAGCGGGCGTGCGCAGTTGCTCCAGTTCGTGACGGACGATGCGCTCGCGGCGATGGCGCACGATGCCGAGCATCTGGCGCTCCTTCGCGCTTCAGGCGTTCGTTCGCTCATCTGCGTTCCGCTTTGCGCTCGCCAGCGCATTCTCGGGGCCCTTTCGGTGGCCGCCTGTGAGGAGACGCGCGAATTCCAGCCCTCCGACCTCGCGTTCGTCCAGCAGATCGCCGATCGCATCGGCCTGGCACTCGACAATGCGCGCCTGTACCGGGAGGCGCAGGAAGCCAAGCTGGCGGCGGAGCGGCGATGGGAGGGCGAGCAGAAGGCGCGCGCGGAGGCCGAGGCGCTGTACCGCGTCGCCGAGGCGCTCTCCGGCGCACGACTGGACCTCGAGACCATCGTCCAGAGGGTAACGGATGAGGCCACCGCGCTGGTCGGCGCCCGTTACGGAGCGTTCTTCTACAATGTCGTCGGCGAAAACGGCGAGAGCTACAAGCTTTATGCGCTCTCGGGCGCATCGCGAGAGCAGTTCGAGCAGTTCGGGCTCCCACGCAACACGCCGATTTTCGGTCCGACCTTCGCCGGCCTGGACGCCGTGCGCTGCGACGACGTCCACAAGGACCCGCGCTACGGCCAGATGGCGCCGCACTACGGGATGCCCGAGGGGCACCTCCCGGTCGTCAGCTATCTGGCGGTCCCTGTGGTGTCGCGGAGCGGTCCGGTGATCGGAGGACTCTTCTTCGGCCATCCGCAAAGCGGTCAGTTCACCGAGCAGCACGAACGGATGGCCCGGGCGCTGGCCGTGCATGCGGCAGTCGCCATCGACAACGCCCGTCACTTCCAGGAAGCGCGTCAAGCCGAGGAGCGGCAGGCGCGGCTGGTCGCGGAGCTGGAGCGGGCGGTGCGGTTCAGCGAGATGTTCGTCGGCATCCTCGGCCACGACCTGCGCAACCCGCTGTCGGGCATCACGACATCCGCGAGCCTCATCGCGAGCCTGACGGAGTCGGAGCAGATCGTGAAGCCGGTCGACCGCATCCTGCGAAGCGCGGGACGCATGAGCCGCATGATCGACCAGATTCTCGATTTCACGAGCGCGCGTCTGGGCCGCGGAATCCCGCTGCGACGGAAGAGCGTCGATCTCGCCGAGCTCTGCCGGGCCGTGCTGGACGAGCTCAAGAGCCGATTCGAAGGCGGCGCGGATGTGCAGTTCGAGGTGCGAGGGAACACCGAGGGGCTTTGGGACGAAGACCGCCTCGCCCAGCTCATGTCGAACCTGACGGGTAACGCGCTCCAGTACCGGGCCGAAGGGACGCCCATCGTGGTGACCGTCGACGGCACCAGAGACGACGTGGTCACGCTCAGCGTTCGCAACGACGGCAGCATTCCGCCCGAGGTGCTTCCGGCCATCTTCGAGCCGCTGCGCGGAGGGCAGCACCGCAAGCGCGAGGGCGCCAGCGGGCTCGGGCTCGGCCTCTATATTTCCCAGCAGATCGCGCTCGCCCACGGCAGCGCCCTCCGCATCGATTCCGCATGCGGGCAAACCGCTTTCGCAGTAGACCTGCCGCGAGTTCCGCCCGCGCAGCCCGAACAGGTCTTCGGTTCCGCCGGTGGTGAGGACATATCGCTTTGA
- a CDS encoding hydrogenase maturation protease encodes MTQGATLVAGIGNIFLGDDGFGVEVVRRLAERPARQDVRVVDFGIRGLDLAYALLDYPRVILVDATMRGGAPGTLYVLEPDAACSDAGAGAGLTAHGIVPEQALALARSIGAQPGYVRVVGCEPAQIPDADDIAVGLSAPVAAAVDEAVRLIETMLQAGDA; translated from the coding sequence ATGACGCAGGGGGCGACCCTGGTTGCCGGCATCGGCAACATCTTCCTCGGAGACGACGGTTTCGGCGTCGAGGTCGTACGGCGGCTGGCCGAGCGTCCGGCCAGGCAGGACGTGCGCGTGGTCGATTTCGGAATCCGCGGTCTCGATCTGGCCTACGCGCTGCTCGACTATCCGCGCGTCATCCTCGTCGACGCGACGATGCGCGGAGGAGCGCCGGGCACGCTTTATGTGCTCGAGCCCGATGCGGCCTGCAGCGACGCCGGCGCGGGCGCCGGGCTGACGGCGCACGGGATCGTCCCGGAACAGGCGCTGGCGCTGGCGCGATCCATCGGCGCTCAGCCTGGGTACGTGCGGGTGGTCGGATGTGAACCGGCGCAGATTCCCGACGCCGACGACATCGCTGTCGGGCTGAGCGCGCCGGTGGCGGCGGCCGTCGACGAGGCCGTACGATTGATCGAGACGATGTTGCAGGCCGGCGATGCATGA
- a CDS encoding ELM1/GtrOC1 family putative glycosyltransferase, with amino-acid sequence MLATSGPALNRQPPRVWVLLGKGTGGNNQMRTLADALGWPYELKQLRHNKLNALPTLLLGASDITLDKDGSSPLVPPWPDVVIAASRRAAPVALWIKKQSGGRTQLVHLLHAQAPLHWFDLVLTLPQYRLPHRDNVVHLAGALNRIDRARIDAAAEKWRPRLQRLARPWTALLVGGSSSSYELDTARAAELGRAASARARASAGSLLVTTSPRTPPDAAAALAQAIDAPSFVYLWKPDDADNNPYHGFLALADDFIVTVDSASLLVEAAGTGRPVAVFEWPRRGGAGPRGLQRWVGSAIYDELIYWGALKPPRDFDAYHREMKRRGLAYRLGDAPPPRRQPLDDIERAVQSISRLLDFPAGTVQTSSSAPSTAAGTGALLPS; translated from the coding sequence ATGCTTGCCACGTCCGGTCCGGCGTTGAACCGCCAGCCGCCAAGGGTCTGGGTGCTGCTGGGCAAGGGCACCGGCGGAAACAACCAGATGCGGACGCTGGCCGACGCGCTCGGCTGGCCCTACGAGCTCAAGCAGCTGCGGCACAACAAGCTCAACGCGCTGCCGACGCTGCTGCTGGGCGCAAGTGACATCACGCTGGACAAGGACGGATCCTCGCCGCTCGTGCCGCCGTGGCCGGACGTCGTCATTGCAGCCTCACGCCGCGCCGCTCCGGTTGCGCTGTGGATCAAGAAGCAGTCGGGCGGGCGGACCCAGCTCGTTCACCTGCTGCACGCGCAGGCGCCGCTGCACTGGTTCGATCTCGTGCTGACTCTGCCGCAGTACCGCCTGCCCCACCGCGACAACGTCGTGCACCTTGCCGGCGCGCTCAATCGCATCGACCGGGCAAGGATCGATGCGGCGGCCGAGAAGTGGCGCCCTCGCCTGCAGCGCCTCGCGCGTCCCTGGACTGCGCTCCTGGTGGGCGGCAGCAGCTCTTCGTACGAGCTCGACACCGCGCGCGCCGCCGAGCTCGGGCGCGCGGCCAGCGCCAGAGCGAGGGCCAGCGCCGGCTCGCTGCTGGTGACCACGAGCCCACGCACGCCGCCCGATGCAGCCGCCGCGCTTGCACAGGCCATCGATGCGCCCTCGTTCGTCTACCTCTGGAAGCCCGACGACGCCGACAACAACCCGTACCACGGGTTCCTCGCGCTGGCCGACGACTTCATCGTCACCGTCGACAGCGCCTCGCTGCTGGTGGAAGCGGCGGGAACCGGACGTCCGGTTGCGGTGTTCGAATGGCCGCGGCGCGGCGGCGCAGGCCCGCGCGGCCTGCAGCGCTGGGTCGGCAGCGCGATCTACGACGAGCTCATCTATTGGGGCGCGCTCAAGCCGCCGCGCGACTTCGACGCCTATCACCGCGAGATGAAGCGGCGCGGCCTGGCCTACCGCCTCGGCGATGCGCCGCCGCCGCGGCGTCAGCCGCTCGACGACATCGAGCGCGCGGTGCAGAGCATTTCGCGGCTGCTCGACTTCCCTGCAGGGACGGTCCAGACTTCCTCGTCCGCCCCGTCCACGGCCGCTGGAACAGGGGCGCTGCTTCCGTCGTGA
- a CDS encoding response regulator, with protein MSRKTILIVEDEADIRESLREAFENRGYSVRCASNGMEALELLLRHPPPSAVVLDLIMPVMSGSELYAAMQADPVLSNIPVIVSTSDPSRAPQNAVVLKKPIDLRVMLMMVDAVSVS; from the coding sequence TTGAGCCGCAAAACGATTCTCATCGTCGAGGATGAGGCAGATATCCGGGAGTCGCTGCGCGAGGCGTTCGAGAACCGAGGCTACTCGGTGCGCTGCGCGTCCAATGGCATGGAGGCGCTCGAGCTCCTCCTGCGGCATCCGCCGCCGAGTGCGGTGGTGCTGGACCTGATCATGCCGGTCATGAGCGGGTCCGAGCTCTATGCCGCGATGCAGGCCGATCCGGTACTCTCGAACATTCCCGTCATCGTCTCCACCTCCGACCCCTCGCGCGCGCCGCAGAACGCGGTCGTCCTCAAGAAACCCATCGATCTGCGCGTCATGCTCATGATGGTCGATGCGGTCTCGGTGTCCTGA
- the hypB gene encoding hydrogenase nickel incorporation protein HypB, with protein MCATCGCVADDAPIDASALGDHSHDHSHDHRHDHSHGHLHDHPHDHPHDHPHDHSHDHPHDHSHDGQTLRELTLQTAILAKNDRIAERVRRHFRQQNVLALNLVSSPGAGKTTLLERMIGDLRNERTILVVEGDQATSADADRIERAGARAVQINTGTGCHLDAAMVEGAVRALEPTQDALVLIENVGNLVCPALFDLGEHAKVVVASVTEGEDKPLKYPHMFRASSLVLLNKIDLLPHLSFDVARFVANAKLVHPHLEVLAVSALTGAGLEAWYAWLRSRDAGA; from the coding sequence ATGTGCGCAACCTGCGGCTGCGTCGCCGACGATGCCCCTATCGACGCTTCGGCGCTCGGCGATCACTCCCACGATCACTCCCACGATCACCGGCACGACCACTCGCACGGTCACCTGCACGACCACCCGCACGACCACCCGCACGACCACCCGCACGACCACTCGCACGATCACCCGCACGACCACTCGCACGATGGTCAGACGCTGCGCGAGCTGACGCTGCAGACGGCGATCCTGGCCAAGAACGACCGCATCGCCGAGCGCGTCCGCCGTCACTTTCGCCAGCAGAACGTGCTAGCGCTGAATCTGGTAAGCTCTCCGGGCGCGGGCAAGACCACGCTGCTCGAGCGGATGATCGGCGACCTGCGCAACGAGCGCACCATCCTGGTCGTGGAAGGCGACCAGGCAACCTCCGCCGACGCCGATCGCATCGAAAGAGCGGGCGCAAGGGCGGTCCAGATCAACACGGGAACCGGTTGCCACCTCGATGCGGCAATGGTGGAGGGCGCGGTGCGTGCGCTCGAGCCGACGCAGGATGCCCTCGTCCTGATCGAGAACGTGGGGAACCTGGTCTGTCCGGCGCTGTTCGACCTGGGCGAGCATGCCAAGGTCGTCGTGGCCTCGGTGACCGAAGGCGAGGACAAGCCGCTCAAGTATCCGCACATGTTCCGCGCCAGCAGCCTCGTGCTTCTGAACAAGATCGATCTGCTGCCGCATCTTTCCTTCGACGTCGCACGATTCGTGGCGAACGCGAAGCTGGTTCATCCCCATCTCGAGGTTCTTGCGGTCTCCGCGCTCACCGGTGCAGGTCTGGAGGCGTGGTATGCATGGCTGAGGTCGCGCGATGCCGGTGCGTGA
- a CDS encoding hydrogenase maturation nickel metallochaperone HypA: MHELGITQEIVAIAAEVAGGAPIRRIVVEVGRLTAVLPDAVRFCFEACSEGTPAAGAALDIIEIPARARCRACGCECVLDQPFGFCSCGRTEFEWLSGEELRVSLVEVQ, translated from the coding sequence ATGCATGAGCTGGGCATCACGCAGGAGATCGTCGCGATTGCGGCCGAAGTGGCCGGAGGCGCGCCCATCCGGCGCATCGTCGTCGAGGTCGGTCGTCTCACCGCGGTGCTTCCCGACGCCGTGCGTTTCTGCTTTGAGGCGTGCAGCGAGGGCACGCCGGCGGCCGGGGCCGCGCTGGACATCATCGAGATTCCGGCACGTGCGCGCTGCCGGGCGTGCGGCTGCGAGTGCGTGCTGGATCAGCCGTTCGGATTCTGCTCGTGCGGCCGGACCGAGTTCGAATGGCTCAGCGGAGAGGAGCTTCGCGTGAGCCTGGTGGAGGTGCAGTGA
- a CDS encoding nickel-dependent hydrogenase large subunit — MSTSDGRNLVDMSWDPITRIVGSLGIHTKIDFANLEVADCRATSSIFRGYSVFMRGKDPRDAHFITSRICGICGDNHATCAVYAQNMAFGVKTPPLGEWIINLAEAAEYMFDHNIFQDNLVGVDFCEQMVRETNPSVLARAENTPAPHAAIHGHRTIADIMRALNPFTGSFYREALAVSRLAREMYCLMGGRHAHPSTLYPGGVGTVPSPQLFTEYLTRLMRYVDFVKRVVPLHDDLFDFIYEALPGYEKVGDRRVLLGCWGSFQNPDACDFRYETMTDWSREMYVSPGIVVDGELVTTDMVEINLGMRILLGSSFYDDWQDGETFVKSDPLGNPVDQRHPWNQTTTPRPQKRDFGGKYTWVMAPRWHDKRNGTNLAIDTGGGPLARMWTTALFNRVNIGYIEATGRSVRIRLPKSANHPEVEYEWSIPRWSNTLERNRARSYFQAYAAACALYFVDRALETFNAGDTSVWSEFQVPEEAIACGFHEAVRGALSHHLVIRNGKIANYHPYPPTCWNASPRDVHGTPGPYEDAIEGSPIFEENGQENFKGIDIMRTVRSFDPCLPCGVHMYLGPGKELLVRHSPMFGVQPPKETE; from the coding sequence ATGAGCACGAGTGACGGCCGCAACCTCGTCGACATGTCGTGGGATCCGATCACGCGGATCGTCGGCAGCCTGGGCATCCATACGAAGATCGATTTCGCGAATCTGGAGGTGGCCGACTGCCGCGCGACGTCCTCGATCTTCCGCGGCTACAGCGTCTTCATGCGCGGCAAGGACCCGCGCGATGCGCACTTCATCACCAGCCGCATCTGCGGGATCTGCGGGGACAATCACGCCACGTGCGCGGTCTACGCGCAGAACATGGCATTCGGCGTCAAGACGCCGCCGCTCGGCGAGTGGATCATCAACCTTGCCGAAGCCGCCGAGTACATGTTCGATCACAACATCTTTCAGGACAACCTGGTCGGCGTCGACTTCTGCGAGCAGATGGTGCGGGAGACGAACCCGTCGGTGCTGGCGAGAGCCGAGAATACGCCGGCGCCGCACGCAGCCATCCACGGCCACCGCACCATTGCCGACATCATGCGCGCGTTGAACCCGTTTACGGGTTCCTTCTACCGCGAGGCGCTGGCGGTCAGCCGTCTTGCCCGCGAAATGTACTGTCTGATGGGCGGGCGGCACGCGCATCCATCGACGCTATATCCGGGCGGCGTCGGTACGGTGCCGAGTCCGCAGCTCTTCACGGAATACCTGACCCGGCTCATGCGTTACGTGGACTTCGTCAAGCGCGTCGTCCCGCTGCACGACGATCTCTTCGACTTCATCTACGAGGCCTTGCCCGGCTACGAGAAGGTCGGCGACCGCAGGGTCCTGCTCGGCTGCTGGGGCTCGTTCCAGAATCCGGATGCGTGCGACTTCCGCTACGAGACGATGACGGACTGGTCGCGCGAGATGTACGTCAGCCCCGGCATCGTCGTCGACGGCGAGCTCGTGACGACCGACATGGTCGAGATCAATCTCGGCATGCGCATCCTGCTCGGCAGCTCCTTCTACGACGATTGGCAGGACGGCGAGACCTTCGTGAAGTCGGATCCGCTCGGCAACCCCGTCGACCAGCGCCATCCGTGGAATCAGACGACGACGCCGCGCCCGCAGAAGCGCGACTTCGGCGGCAAGTACACGTGGGTGATGGCGCCGCGCTGGCACGACAAGCGCAACGGCACGAACCTGGCGATCGACACCGGCGGCGGCCCTCTGGCGCGGATGTGGACGACGGCCCTCTTCAACCGCGTCAACATCGGGTACATCGAAGCCACGGGCAGGAGCGTCAGGATCCGGCTCCCGAAGTCCGCGAACCATCCGGAAGTCGAGTACGAATGGAGCATTCCGCGCTGGAGCAACACGCTCGAGCGCAACCGTGCGCGCAGCTATTTCCAGGCGTACGCGGCAGCGTGCGCGCTCTACTTCGTGGATCGCGCTCTGGAAACGTTCAACGCCGGCGACACCAGCGTCTGGTCCGAATTCCAGGTTCCGGAGGAGGCGATCGCATGCGGCTTCCACGAAGCGGTGCGCGGTGCGCTGTCGCACCATCTCGTGATCCGCAACGGGAAGATCGCCAACTACCACCCGTATCCGCCGACCTGCTGGAACGCCAGCCCGCGCGACGTGCATGGAACGCCCGGGCCCTACGAGGATGCCATCGAGGGAAGCCCGATCTTCGAAGAGAACGGTCAGGAGAACTTCAAGGGCATCGACATCATGCGCACCGTGCGCAGCTTCGATCCCTGCCTTCCGTGCGGCGTGCACATGTATCTCGGTCCGGGAAAGGAGCTGCTCGTGCGCCATTCGCCGATGTTCGGTGTCCAGCCGCCGAAGGAGACGGAGTGA
- a CDS encoding DUF5947 family protein, translating to MTIAPEQLTVAIARVESIRDEEARAAARAAVSAVLALHGEGLRRLCLRLREEAAGGRVLGDAARDEVVASVLAVHGLHPLSVRERVEQAVNVLSAGRACGSIEIVSLDDAAARLRVRGGHSLRQAVADAVGQAAPELELVEVVEEEPAPCAARTPAALRHDRCHLCSQPLGDEHEHLIDSRDRRLECTCTACALLFDAPGAKVRRVRRRTLALEGFCMSDAQWAALEVPVGLVFFTYSSAMDQVVASYPGPAGPIESLVPKRAWNDVVRSNPVLAGLQPDCEALLAQRLRHEPSYHILSIDECYRLSALVRTRWQGITGGDGPIRAVEEFFGRVAEAAA from the coding sequence GTGACCATCGCACCCGAGCAGCTGACGGTCGCGATCGCGCGCGTGGAGTCCATCCGCGACGAGGAGGCGCGCGCCGCCGCGCGCGCCGCCGTTTCGGCCGTGCTCGCGCTGCACGGAGAAGGCCTGCGCCGCCTGTGCCTTCGGCTGCGCGAGGAGGCCGCCGGCGGCCGGGTGCTCGGCGACGCCGCGCGCGACGAGGTCGTCGCCAGCGTGCTGGCCGTGCACGGCCTTCATCCGCTGTCGGTGCGGGAGCGGGTGGAGCAGGCCGTCAACGTTCTCAGCGCCGGGCGCGCGTGCGGCAGCATCGAGATCGTCTCGCTCGACGATGCGGCCGCGCGGCTGCGCGTTCGAGGCGGCCACAGCCTGCGGCAGGCCGTCGCGGACGCGGTCGGACAGGCCGCCCCCGAGCTCGAGCTGGTCGAGGTGGTCGAGGAGGAGCCGGCGCCGTGCGCGGCCCGGACGCCCGCGGCCTTGCGTCATGACCGCTGCCATCTGTGCAGCCAGCCGCTCGGCGACGAGCACGAGCATCTGATCGACAGCCGCGACCGCCGGCTCGAGTGCACGTGCACGGCCTGCGCGCTGCTGTTCGACGCGCCCGGCGCCAAGGTGCGCCGCGTGCGTCGCCGGACGCTGGCGCTGGAGGGCTTCTGCATGAGCGACGCGCAATGGGCAGCGCTCGAGGTCCCGGTGGGACTGGTGTTCTTCACCTATTCGTCCGCGATGGACCAGGTGGTGGCGTCGTATCCCGGGCCTGCCGGGCCCATCGAATCGCTGGTGCCGAAGAGGGCGTGGAACGACGTCGTACGCAGCAATCCCGTGCTCGCAGGCCTGCAGCCCGACTGCGAGGCGCTGCTGGCCCAGCGTCTGCGCCACGAACCGAGCTACCACATCCTGTCGATCGACGAGTGCTACCGGCTGTCGGCGCTGGTGCGGACCCGCTGGCAGGGCATCACGGGCGGGGACGGGCCGATCCGGGCCGTCGAGGAGTTTTTCGGCCGGGTTGCGGAGGCTGCTGCATGA